A single region of the Fimbriimonadaceae bacterium genome encodes:
- a CDS encoding very short patch repair endonuclease, with protein MDRLSPERRTRLMKRVRSKDSLIEVALRRALWSRGIRYRKHVRKLPGTPDIVIFRARIAIFVDSEFWHGYNWERQKVNLDTNKEFWIAKIERNIMRDREVNAALESAGWTVMRFWGKQIQKDLEGCIRKVLESLNPPLSEPIRMVAEKRKPYAS; from the coding sequence ATGGATCGGCTTTCACCCGAACGGCGGACGCGGCTGATGAAACGTGTGCGATCCAAGGACAGCCTCATTGAGGTCGCCCTTCGACGAGCCCTTTGGAGTCGAGGTATTCGGTATCGAAAACACGTGCGAAAGCTCCCGGGCACGCCAGATATCGTGATTTTTCGAGCGCGTATCGCCATCTTTGTCGATTCGGAATTCTGGCACGGGTACAACTGGGAACGCCAGAAAGTGAATCTGGACACAAACAAAGAGTTTTGGATCGCAAAAATCGAGCGCAATATTATGCGAGATCGAGAGGTGAATGCCGCTCTTGAAAGTGCAGGCTGGACTGTCATGCGGTTCTGGGGCAAACAGATTCAGAAGGATTTGGAAGGCTGTATCCGCAAGGTGCTGGAAAGTCTTAATCCACCCTTAAGCGAGCCAATTAGGATGGTGGCAGAGAAGCGCAAGCCATACGCCTCATGA
- a CDS encoding DNA cytosine methyltransferase, translating to MGKHLIGIDLCCGVGGMSAGFRDAGFDVRAAVDNDPINVDYHHRNFPECEAIREDLECLSAVELRSLAKLGRKEIHVVFGGPPCQGFSLMGKRSLDDPRSSILLEFGRLATELNPNYIVAENVTGLLVGATRSFYDALRKLLEAENYEVLDPWVIDAVDYGVPQSRRRVIIVAKRGGMPVPEKPKPIGATECITVRDAIGDLELIDADSIVGDRYAGELGFPSEYAKQLREGRDSSSDPLTCCAFPTHSDAVIKRFEATKAGEFEAISRFKRLAWDSVSNTLRAGTGRDKGSFMAARPIHPSQPRCITVREAARLHSFEDAHEFHPTHWHGFRQVGNAVPPILAKVVAVALEDITSK from the coding sequence ATGGGGAAGCACTTGATCGGAATTGATCTCTGTTGCGGCGTCGGCGGCATGAGTGCGGGATTTCGCGATGCCGGATTCGATGTCCGCGCAGCAGTCGATAACGATCCCATCAATGTCGACTATCACCATCGAAACTTTCCTGAATGCGAGGCGATTCGAGAGGACCTTGAATGCCTTTCGGCGGTCGAGCTAAGATCTTTGGCGAAGCTTGGCCGTAAGGAGATTCACGTCGTTTTTGGCGGTCCGCCATGTCAAGGCTTCTCCTTGATGGGAAAACGTAGCCTTGATGACCCTCGGAGTTCGATTCTCCTTGAGTTTGGACGTCTTGCGACGGAACTCAATCCAAACTACATCGTTGCAGAGAACGTGACTGGGTTACTCGTCGGTGCAACCCGATCATTTTATGACGCATTAAGAAAACTGCTTGAAGCTGAAAATTATGAAGTGCTTGACCCTTGGGTGATAGATGCTGTAGATTACGGTGTACCGCAATCGAGGCGGAGGGTTATTATCGTGGCTAAGAGGGGAGGCATGCCTGTACCGGAGAAACCGAAGCCCATAGGCGCAACCGAGTGTATCACGGTTCGTGACGCGATAGGGGACCTTGAACTGATCGATGCAGATTCGATTGTTGGGGATCGTTATGCTGGAGAGCTGGGTTTCCCCAGTGAATACGCCAAACAGCTCCGAGAAGGCCGTGATTCAAGCAGCGACCCGCTAACCTGCTGTGCCTTTCCAACTCACTCAGACGCTGTCATCAAGCGGTTCGAGGCAACAAAAGCTGGCGAGTTTGAGGCCATCTCACGATTCAAACGGCTAGCGTGGGACAGCGTTTCCAACACGTTGAGGGCAGGAACCGGGCGCGATAAAGGCTCCTTCATGGCCGCTCGCCCAATTCACCCTTCTCAGCCGCGATGCATTACAGTACGGGAGGCTGCAAGATTGCACAGCTTCGAAGATGCTCACGAATTTCATCCGACGCATTGGCATGGATTTCGCCAAGTAGGAAATGCTGTACCCCCTATTCTTGCTAAAGTGGTCGCCGTAGCACTGGAGGATATCACTAGTAAATGA
- a CDS encoding ATP-binding protein: MSNDQSIIVEADPQKEFFISMIVRDIDLLSAVVDLVDNSVDAARRSSNVSLDGFRVELFLNKQTFTIKDNCGGMDAKVARERAFKFGRPDEFLHDTKSVGRFGIGMKRAIFKMGRHFNVSSTAEQSSFEIDVDVEQWKKEEGPWQFRFTKLDESPQVAPSYGYGTTVEVSELFDTVSEQFHNSQTISRLMRMLSYRHLWNMMDGLTIKVNGTDVKSVHLGVASSDEIRPEVRIRNVPIGEEAPIRLWVIAGLSKGVPEEAGWYVFCNHRMLLQADKSETTAWNKKGRTPRYHNQYSRFRGFLMFESVNIDALPWNTTKTDLDTDSFVYTIALKEMIESMYPVLRWLDELKAYKKHRGKEDEERVEIEKTLDDTGRYELFTLAKESKFSARELEVMDEDQEGLAKVAFQYDKEIVEKIKECLQVRTNREVGEKTLEYYYKYECEDE, translated from the coding sequence ATGAGCAATGATCAATCCATCATAGTAGAAGCTGATCCACAGAAAGAATTCTTTATTTCGATGATCGTTCGTGACATTGATCTTCTAAGTGCAGTGGTAGACCTAGTCGATAATTCCGTAGACGCAGCGCGTCGCAGCAGTAATGTGTCTCTCGACGGATTTAGAGTTGAACTATTTTTGAATAAGCAGACATTTACGATTAAGGACAATTGCGGAGGTATGGATGCAAAGGTGGCCCGTGAACGTGCATTTAAATTTGGAAGACCTGATGAGTTTTTACATGATACAAAGTCAGTTGGGCGATTTGGAATCGGAATGAAACGTGCCATTTTTAAAATGGGTCGACATTTCAATGTGTCATCAACGGCTGAACAATCTAGTTTTGAAATTGATGTAGATGTTGAACAATGGAAAAAAGAAGAAGGGCCATGGCAATTCAGATTCACCAAACTTGATGAGTCTCCGCAAGTCGCTCCTAGTTATGGGTACGGTACCACAGTTGAAGTTTCAGAGCTATTTGACACTGTTTCAGAACAATTTCATAACTCACAAACCATTTCGCGACTAATGCGTATGTTATCATATAGACATCTTTGGAATATGATGGACGGCTTAACCATAAAAGTAAACGGAACTGACGTCAAAAGTGTTCATCTTGGCGTCGCTAGTTCCGATGAGATAAGACCAGAGGTCAGAATTAGGAACGTACCAATTGGTGAGGAAGCACCAATTCGGCTTTGGGTTATTGCAGGACTATCCAAAGGAGTTCCTGAAGAAGCGGGATGGTATGTATTCTGCAACCACCGTATGTTACTGCAAGCTGACAAAAGCGAGACTACAGCGTGGAACAAGAAGGGTAGAACACCACGCTATCACAATCAGTATAGCAGATTTCGCGGATTTCTTATGTTTGAAAGTGTAAATATTGACGCATTACCTTGGAATACTACAAAGACAGATTTGGATACAGATTCTTTTGTGTACACTATCGCATTAAAGGAAATGATTGAGAGCATGTATCCCGTACTGCGTTGGCTAGATGAATTGAAAGCATACAAAAAGCATAGAGGGAAGGAAGACGAGGAACGTGTCGAAATTGAAAAGACGCTTGACGATACTGGCCGATATGAACTATTTACTCTGGCGAAGGAGAGTAAGTTTTCTGCACGTGAGTTAGAAGTAATGGATGAAGATCAGGAGGGGCTTGCTAAAGTTGCTTTTCAGTACGATAAGGAGATAGTCGAAAAGATTAAAGAGTGCCTGCAGGTAAGAACAAACCGCGAGGTTGGCGAGAAAACCCTAGAGTATTATTATAAGTACGAATGTGAAGATGAATAA
- a CDS encoding aminopeptidase P family protein, translating to MQAEIEILLRARRKKAAEIWNLNQQIVLIGAGSPINIPGGADQCFEYRPHPEYRWLAERQRPGSVLAYDPNEGWTDFVPPVTELEQVWDGDVSIDEPYLPITELNGWLSQRAGRPVALLGVPHAGIEEDHELTLLLRNQLSHVRRPKDSHELVLLKRAASATAAGHAAAVEFIQPGVTERQIQVVLEAATCLTGADGMGYHSIVGTGSNSAVFHFTPGDRVVQSDDMVLIDAGGHVDGYVADVTRTYPASGKFTPEQQALYDTVHAALNACIEECTIGREWHDVHHTAALTMAQGMKDMGISLVSPEDLVESEAIALFFPHGVGHMVGLGVRDASGGLLGRDRPSRCCGVNVRVDLPLEEGYLMTVEPGLYFIPALLQKAENRDRFRDVLNWEVVDRWIGQGGVRLEDNILVTTDGPMNLTSDIPR from the coding sequence GTGCAAGCTGAAATTGAAATCCTCCTTCGCGCCCGACGAAAGAAAGCGGCAGAAATCTGGAATCTGAATCAACAGATCGTCCTGATTGGGGCCGGAAGTCCAATCAACATCCCCGGTGGAGCCGACCAGTGCTTCGAGTATCGCCCCCACCCCGAATACCGCTGGCTTGCCGAACGCCAAAGGCCCGGCTCGGTCCTTGCCTATGATCCGAATGAAGGTTGGACCGACTTTGTTCCGCCCGTCACCGAACTTGAGCAAGTGTGGGATGGCGATGTTTCCATCGATGAGCCCTACTTGCCCATCACCGAACTAAACGGCTGGCTCAGTCAGCGAGCCGGAAGGCCGGTCGCGCTACTTGGCGTACCTCATGCCGGGATTGAAGAGGACCACGAACTCACCCTCCTCCTACGCAATCAACTTAGCCATGTCCGCCGCCCCAAGGATTCTCATGAGCTCGTCCTGCTCAAGCGAGCTGCATCCGCTACAGCTGCCGGACACGCTGCTGCCGTCGAGTTCATCCAACCCGGCGTCACCGAGCGCCAAATCCAAGTCGTGCTCGAAGCTGCGACCTGCCTCACCGGAGCCGACGGCATGGGCTATCACTCCATCGTCGGCACCGGAAGCAACAGCGCCGTATTCCATTTCACGCCCGGTGATCGAGTGGTGCAAAGCGACGATATGGTGCTGATCGACGCCGGTGGCCATGTCGACGGCTACGTTGCCGACGTCACCCGAACCTATCCCGCGTCGGGCAAGTTCACGCCCGAGCAGCAGGCGCTCTACGACACAGTCCACGCCGCTCTTAATGCCTGCATCGAAGAATGCACCATCGGACGCGAGTGGCACGATGTCCACCACACCGCTGCCCTCACGATGGCTCAAGGCATGAAAGATATGGGGATCTCCCTCGTCAGCCCAGAAGACCTCGTCGAAAGCGAAGCCATCGCCCTATTCTTCCCCCACGGAGTCGGCCACATGGTCGGGCTAGGCGTGCGCGATGCCAGCGGAGGCCTGTTGGGCCGGGATCGCCCATCCCGATGCTGCGGCGTCAACGTCCGGGTCGATTTGCCGCTGGAAGAAGGCTATCTGATGACTGTTGAGCCCGGGCTCTACTTCATCCCCGCCCTGCTGCAAAAAGCCGAAAACCGCGACCGCTTCCGAGACGTACTGAATTGGGAAGTCGTTGATCGCTGGATCGGTCAGGGTGGTGTAAGGCTGGAGGACAACATCCTCGTCACCACCGACGGGCCGATGAATTTGACCAGCGATATTCCACGATAG
- a CDS encoding RsmB/NOP family class I SAM-dependent RNA methyltransferase, with protein sequence MRLTRAPGALLLKTASQLFRDEEEREQFVKALTEGVAREQALILLEDRPEIRAFPKLTAVEWQPDFVVRIRDTFRPGRHPLHDKGAYYVLDFSSIFSASVMLAIESAPKTILDLCASPGGKSIFASKLFQPTLLACNETIRKRCGTLIANLKRCHIENSVVWSADPSVYAKRFPEAFDLILVDAPCSGQSLLAKGEPNPGCFAPNMIDMNVGRQRRITGNAIQCLRPGGHLFYSTCTFAIKENERIIEWLLKEYDDLEAVEIPHLAEYKSKYSEVTCYRLFPHYGLGAGAFAALIRRKGEPDAHYPETLKELTGLWHYGKEEDPARDSRPESKREYKKPEPKPFVIRRKKR encoded by the coding sequence GTGAGACTGACGCGAGCCCCTGGAGCCCTCCTTCTCAAAACCGCGTCCCAACTTTTTCGGGACGAGGAGGAGCGCGAACAGTTCGTCAAGGCCCTCACCGAAGGCGTCGCGCGTGAGCAAGCCCTCATTCTTCTCGAAGATCGCCCAGAAATTCGTGCTTTCCCAAAATTGACTGCGGTCGAATGGCAGCCCGACTTCGTGGTCCGCATCCGCGACACATTCCGCCCTGGCAGACACCCGCTGCACGATAAAGGCGCTTATTACGTCCTCGACTTCTCGTCTATCTTCTCCGCATCCGTGATGCTGGCGATCGAAAGCGCACCCAAAACGATCCTCGATCTTTGCGCTTCCCCCGGAGGAAAATCCATCTTCGCGTCCAAGCTCTTCCAGCCCACGTTACTTGCCTGTAACGAAACGATCCGAAAGCGCTGCGGAACGCTCATTGCCAACCTCAAGCGTTGCCACATCGAAAACTCGGTGGTGTGGTCTGCCGATCCTTCCGTTTACGCGAAACGATTCCCGGAAGCTTTCGACCTAATCCTTGTGGACGCCCCTTGTTCCGGGCAGTCGCTGCTCGCAAAGGGCGAACCGAACCCCGGCTGCTTCGCCCCAAACATGATCGACATGAATGTTGGGCGTCAGCGCAGGATCACCGGAAATGCGATTCAATGCCTCCGCCCCGGAGGACACCTTTTCTATTCCACTTGCACATTCGCCATCAAGGAGAATGAGCGGATCATCGAATGGCTGCTAAAGGAGTACGACGACCTCGAAGCCGTCGAGATTCCCCACCTCGCCGAATACAAATCCAAGTATTCGGAGGTGACGTGCTACCGGCTTTTCCCCCATTACGGCCTCGGTGCGGGAGCCTTTGCCGCCCTCATCCGGCGCAAAGGCGAGCCCGACGCGCACTACCCGGAAACGCTAAAAGAACTGACTGGACTGTGGCATTACGGCAAAGAAGAAGACCCGGCACGGGATTCGAGGCCGGAGTCGAAGCGGGAGTACAAGAAGCCCGAGCCTAAGCCTTTCGTCATTCGCCGTAAGAAGCGGTAG
- a CDS encoding family 10 glycosylhydrolase, whose amino-acid sequence MAGFSLRGVWCSSHEAGTTRESVCAFLDKLQANGINAFFMCVKHGNGTIAWPSKRFPDLVQEPYKSFDLPAVLQEECAKRGIQPHAWFFDFFESEKSPIFLEHPEWAMRDKHGATTAEVILRGKRFGGMWMCPAQRPGYTDQWLIPLYADFAERYQWASIHHDYVRYPGDVAPDQYCYCDYCLENMPRFNSLIHESFPDESFHHPLYDRPFLESHWEPSPRVLPPNWDALPRHMKADFLLEGQFFQGGRSDLDYFFYTYRTHWITEFTRECHAAVKAVNPKMKLSGAIFKNPIHSGRFIGQDWRTFAPYMEITIPMDYRDHFPGTFEQYLGLLEETIHRQKEWARDFEALYIGIATNFLFFEEPDGPYPPEKMRRVIETIEHTGVPGMVIFCNDQLDRYGMWDVVREKFVG is encoded by the coding sequence GTGGCGGGTTTTTCTTTACGTGGCGTCTGGTGCAGTTCTCATGAGGCGGGGACGACGAGGGAATCGGTCTGTGCGTTCCTTGACAAGTTGCAGGCCAACGGCATCAACGCCTTCTTCATGTGCGTGAAGCATGGAAACGGCACCATCGCCTGGCCCAGCAAAAGATTCCCCGACCTCGTTCAGGAGCCGTACAAGTCGTTCGATCTGCCTGCCGTGCTCCAGGAAGAATGTGCCAAGCGCGGCATCCAGCCCCACGCTTGGTTCTTCGACTTCTTCGAGAGCGAGAAGAGCCCGATTTTCCTCGAGCACCCCGAGTGGGCCATGCGCGACAAGCACGGCGCAACGACAGCCGAGGTGATCCTGCGCGGCAAGAGGTTTGGCGGGATGTGGATGTGCCCTGCTCAGCGCCCCGGCTACACGGACCAGTGGCTGATCCCCCTTTATGCCGACTTTGCCGAGCGGTATCAATGGGCGTCGATCCACCACGACTATGTGCGCTATCCGGGAGACGTTGCCCCAGACCAGTACTGCTATTGCGACTATTGCCTGGAGAACATGCCGAGGTTCAACAGCCTCATCCATGAAAGTTTCCCCGACGAGTCGTTTCACCATCCCCTCTACGATCGCCCATTTCTGGAGTCGCACTGGGAGCCGAGCCCCCGCGTGCTGCCGCCGAATTGGGACGCGCTGCCTCGGCACATGAAGGCCGACTTCCTGCTGGAAGGGCAGTTCTTCCAAGGCGGTCGGAGCGACCTCGATTATTTCTTCTACACCTACCGCACCCATTGGATCACCGAGTTCACCCGAGAGTGCCACGCCGCAGTAAAGGCGGTGAACCCGAAGATGAAGCTGAGCGGCGCGATCTTCAAAAACCCCATCCACAGCGGACGCTTCATCGGGCAAGACTGGCGCACCTTCGCGCCGTACATGGAGATCACCATCCCGATGGACTACCGCGACCATTTCCCCGGCACCTTCGAGCAATATCTGGGATTGCTGGAGGAGACGATCCATCGGCAGAAAGAATGGGCGAGGGACTTCGAGGCGCTCTACATCGGCATCGCGACGAACTTCCTCTTCTTCGAGGAGCCGGACGGCCCCTACCCGCCGGAGAAGATGCGCCGGGTCATCGAGACGATCGAGCACACCGGCGTTCCTGGCATGGTGATCTTCTGCAACGATCAGCTGGATCGGTACGGCATGTGGGACGTCGTCCGGGAGAAGTTTGTTGGGTAG
- a CDS encoding WD40 repeat domain-containing protein, which translates to MTRYVALCLATLALTGCSPSKPQQVAKPEAKPVGMSPLEGMSADNIGGLCPGWLLAVSPDGQRFAVYNQVRGTVRILSWTEDDSITQFTVDELPIRLYENSPHQAQFSPDGEYIAFDEEGWTGASTIYLGRPYGSLRLLHGAEDYADMVFSPDGKSLAALSPALQRWDLSTGKLMERPPEGELFSGPDVSFVDGSNGQLVYWIDGADDGPQTLVVRETFSKKVLMKKRLTNADGELNIPITLPGKPLTLIGRPKNVPADIALKFSPSGRYVGFRPAGRQKLIVQDSLSGQSICEINSSDLGTEIVSQNWWFVTDRLIAIFNRVFDVSSGKLAFTIYGDSVPLGMEVFEEDENRPFGIAKRALIVLPDGTCSSDPREAAHVIDSKSTLIANPAAVAQRLKELFAGAPVGRSSAMVPR; encoded by the coding sequence ATGACAAGGTACGTCGCTCTTTGTCTGGCAACTTTGGCGTTGACCGGTTGCTCACCCTCCAAGCCGCAGCAAGTCGCTAAGCCAGAAGCTAAACCGGTTGGAATGTCACCGCTGGAAGGCATGTCTGCGGATAACATCGGTGGGCTTTGTCCAGGTTGGCTGCTCGCGGTCTCGCCCGACGGCCAGCGGTTCGCTGTCTACAATCAAGTGAGAGGCACGGTGCGAATCCTCTCCTGGACTGAGGACGATTCTATTACTCAATTTACCGTCGATGAACTCCCGATCCGACTCTACGAGAACTCCCCACATCAGGCGCAATTCTCGCCCGACGGAGAATACATAGCCTTCGACGAGGAGGGGTGGACTGGGGCAAGCACAATCTACTTAGGGAGACCTTACGGCAGCTTACGATTACTCCACGGAGCCGAGGACTATGCAGATATGGTCTTCTCGCCCGACGGCAAGTCCCTTGCTGCGCTCTCCCCTGCCCTCCAAAGGTGGGACCTCAGCACCGGCAAACTCATGGAAAGACCCCCGGAAGGGGAGTTATTCTCTGGTCCAGACGTCAGCTTTGTAGACGGCTCGAACGGGCAGCTCGTCTATTGGATCGACGGGGCTGACGATGGCCCTCAAACGCTTGTTGTCCGTGAGACATTTAGCAAGAAAGTCTTGATGAAAAAGCGGCTGACGAACGCAGATGGGGAACTCAATATTCCTATCACTCTGCCAGGCAAACCCTTGACGCTGATCGGTCGACCCAAAAACGTGCCCGCAGACATCGCGCTCAAGTTTTCTCCGAGCGGTCGTTACGTTGGATTCCGACCTGCGGGCAGACAAAAGCTAATCGTTCAAGACTCGCTGAGCGGCCAAAGCATCTGCGAGATCAATTCGTCGGACCTGGGCACAGAAATAGTCTCACAAAACTGGTGGTTTGTCACGGATAGACTCATCGCCATCTTCAATCGAGTCTTTGACGTCAGCTCTGGCAAGCTTGCTTTCACGATCTATGGTGATTCCGTACCGCTCGGAATGGAGGTATTTGAGGAGGATGAGAATCGTCCCTTCGGTATCGCAAAGAGGGCGTTGATCGTCTTGCCCGACGGAACCTGCAGTTCCGACCCGAGGGAAGCCGCGCATGTCATTGACTCCAAATCAACCCTCATCGCAAACCCGGCCGCCGTTGCTCAGAGGCTTAAAGAGCTCTTTGCAGGAGCCCCGGTTGGCCGATCCTCAGCCATGGTCCCGCGATAA
- a CDS encoding TfoX/Sxy family protein has translation MAISKEYQAMLEERLAAVATAPIRTKSMFGGLGVYSGELFFAVADDGKLYFKVDDTNRSDYEAAGMEPFNPMNAPTPMSYWEVPKAVFEDAKELGVWMEKAVSVAERAKRPRKK, from the coding sequence ATGGCGATAAGCAAAGAGTATCAAGCGATGCTGGAGGAGAGGCTTGCGGCAGTAGCGACGGCACCCATCCGAACGAAGTCGATGTTTGGCGGTCTGGGCGTCTACTCGGGCGAACTGTTCTTTGCCGTGGCGGATGATGGCAAGCTGTATTTTAAGGTCGACGACACCAACCGCTCCGACTACGAAGCCGCCGGGATGGAGCCCTTCAACCCGATGAACGCACCCACCCCAATGAGCTATTGGGAGGTGCCCAAAGCTGTCTTCGAAGATGCCAAGGAGCTTGGCGTTTGGATGGAGAAGGCGGTTAGCGTTGCTGAGAGAGCCAAAAGGCCGCGCAAAAAATGA
- a CDS encoding N(4)-(beta-N-acetylglucosaminyl)-L-asparaginase, translated as MSKSISRRRLLGAGAAMAASPLVKAFDGPTIWLQGHVQPRVISSGNGNTVKNGGTETCVQTAYRMMTEGSDVLDALIAGVNIVELDPADSSVGYGGLPNADGIVQLDSCCMHGPRKWAGGVASLEGVRTPSKVAQLVASSTDHHLLVGKGAQAFAKAMGMTIEDDLNTENSRRVWLEWKRRTDPEHYLDPAKRGGGGLDEEAGRRAALSMIADGMIDPEHYYGTINCNGINAKGEICGVTTTSGLAFKIPGRVGDSPILGAGLYVDGAVGAAGSTGRGEANLYNLCSFLVVEELRRGKHPKDAGLEALRRVAANTEKRLQNTQGNPAFGLNFYVLDAKGRYAGVCMSGRARFAVCDANGPRLEASEPLFA; from the coding sequence ATGAGTAAGTCGATTTCTCGTCGTCGATTGTTAGGTGCGGGTGCCGCGATGGCGGCATCGCCCTTGGTTAAGGCTTTTGATGGTCCTACGATATGGTTGCAAGGGCATGTTCAGCCGCGCGTGATCTCCAGTGGCAACGGCAACACTGTGAAGAACGGGGGCACAGAGACCTGCGTGCAAACGGCGTACCGGATGATGACCGAGGGCAGTGACGTTTTGGATGCTCTGATTGCCGGTGTGAACATCGTGGAGCTCGACCCGGCGGATTCGTCGGTGGGCTATGGCGGTCTGCCGAATGCCGACGGCATCGTGCAACTCGATAGTTGCTGCATGCACGGCCCAAGAAAGTGGGCGGGCGGGGTGGCTTCGCTGGAGGGGGTGCGCACCCCCAGCAAGGTCGCGCAACTGGTTGCAAGCAGCACGGATCACCATCTGCTGGTCGGGAAGGGCGCTCAAGCGTTTGCCAAAGCGATGGGGATGACGATCGAGGACGATCTGAATACCGAGAATTCGCGCCGAGTTTGGTTGGAGTGGAAGCGTCGAACCGATCCCGAGCATTATCTGGATCCTGCCAAGCGCGGCGGTGGGGGCCTTGACGAAGAGGCCGGTCGTCGTGCGGCGCTATCCATGATTGCCGATGGGATGATCGACCCTGAGCACTACTACGGCACCATCAACTGTAACGGCATCAACGCCAAAGGGGAGATTTGTGGGGTGACCACAACAAGCGGATTGGCGTTCAAAATCCCTGGTCGGGTTGGCGATTCGCCGATCCTTGGCGCTGGCCTATACGTGGATGGAGCAGTCGGAGCGGCAGGCTCAACGGGGCGCGGCGAGGCGAACCTTTACAACCTTTGTTCCTTCCTGGTGGTGGAAGAGTTGCGGCGGGGCAAGCATCCCAAAGATGCGGGTCTTGAGGCGCTGAGACGGGTAGCAGCGAACACGGAGAAGCGTCTGCAGAATACTCAGGGCAACCCGGCGTTCGGGCTGAATTTCTACGTTTTGGATGCCAAGGGTCGGTATGCGGGAGTTTGTATGAGTGGCCGGGCAAGGTTCGCGGTCTGCGATGCGAACGGGCCGCGTCTGGAGGCCAGCGAGCCTTTGTTTGCGTGA
- a CDS encoding thioredoxin family protein, whose protein sequence is MKVKHLISIGVFGIFAATALVVAQGQKGTEASAAPGADAPEFTLPASNGKSISLDSYEGKYVVLEWTNHDCPYVVKHYGGGSMQKTQKWATDKGVVWLQIISSAPGKQGYLTADQANAMIKEKGFNSTALLLDPDGKVGKMYSARTTPHMFVIDPKGKIIYAGGIDDKATANAADIATSTNYIKQALEEALAGKSVSVATSRPYGCSVKY, encoded by the coding sequence ATGAAAGTAAAACATCTCATCTCAATTGGCGTGTTCGGCATCTTTGCCGCCACCGCACTTGTAGTCGCACAGGGCCAGAAGGGGACCGAAGCGTCGGCGGCTCCCGGGGCAGACGCTCCCGAATTCACTCTGCCAGCATCCAACGGCAAGTCCATTAGCCTCGACAGCTATGAGGGCAAATATGTCGTGCTTGAGTGGACCAACCACGACTGCCCCTACGTCGTCAAGCACTACGGCGGCGGCAGCATGCAGAAGACTCAAAAGTGGGCGACCGACAAGGGCGTGGTCTGGCTTCAGATCATCTCCTCCGCTCCCGGCAAGCAGGGCTACCTGACCGCCGATCAAGCCAACGCTATGATCAAAGAGAAGGGCTTTAACTCGACAGCGCTCCTCCTCGATCCCGATGGCAAGGTGGGCAAAATGTACAGCGCCCGAACGACCCCGCACATGTTTGTGATCGATCCCAAGGGCAAGATCATCTACGCGGGTGGTATCGACGACAAGGCAACCGCAAACGCTGCCGACATCGCCACCTCCACCAACTATATCAAGCAGGCGCTCGAAGAGGCACTGGCCGGAAAGTCCGTTTCCGTGGCTACTAGCCGCCCGTACGGCTGCTCCGTTAAGTACTAA
- a CDS encoding VOC family protein has translation MIIPILAVESVEASSAFYTHNLGFSELFNMPGEDGSAMFAMVSSGPGVNVGLSKQPGLANKGVGAVFMLYVSEETDIDAYYEEVKSRGTAIEKEIGDEFWGDRTFSVKDPDGYYVSLCKTVKQVSIEAIQSGGTQG, from the coding sequence ATGATCATTCCCATCCTTGCCGTTGAGAGCGTTGAAGCGAGCTCTGCCTTTTACACTCACAATCTTGGTTTTTCCGAACTTTTCAATATGCCGGGAGAGGACGGCTCCGCGATGTTCGCAATGGTCTCTTCTGGGCCAGGAGTCAACGTCGGCCTGAGCAAGCAGCCCGGACTGGCGAATAAGGGTGTTGGCGCGGTCTTCATGCTTTATGTTTCCGAAGAGACGGATATCGACGCCTACTATGAAGAGGTCAAATCCAGGGGGACTGCTATCGAGAAGGAGATCGGCGACGAATTTTGGGGAGACCGAACGTTCTCGGTGAAAGACCCCGACGGATACTATGTAAGCCTTTGCAAGACGGTCAAACAGGTGTCGATAGAGGCAATTCAGTCGGGGGGCACACAAGGCTGA